The proteins below come from a single Zea mays cultivar B73 chromosome 8, Zm-B73-REFERENCE-NAM-5.0, whole genome shotgun sequence genomic window:
- the LOC100217164 gene encoding putative domain of unknown function (DUF641) containing family protein, with protein METMAAAPAPQQRTGGIARRLARLLRRKSSPAGAGMAYSVAGDEFDDSLDSSINSLSKLKLSGNLAAAYTLDAIFKNATEKKAAAAAPQTQKQPSPAKDAAKHAFLATLFARASAVKAAYAQLQLSLHPYDAESIQAADAGLVAELTKLTSLKRRYTRDPAAAARGAGALAAHADEQLHLLRTYEITARKLEAELRARDAEAERARAALADELRAVRGLEERDHPGRRTLDGLHLSGLNATHFLTALQHAVKSVRAFARAMVDAMRPAGWDPAAAAAAAVHPGARLWDPAGDARFALESYVALRMFAGFHRKDLGLSSLHGRGSHDRRRFFQEFAEARAAAAADQLQDASDARWDALREFLRDRYVSVVHESMEAAFFGRGGDALPRAAWLREFAEMARRVWLLHCLFWAFDGAASVFQARPGERFSEVFMVSVRDADAGRSGHVSVGFTVVPGFKLGATVIQCRVYLSHPERRP; from the coding sequence ATGGAGACGATGGCGGCGGCTCCCGCGCCGCAGCAAAGGACGGGGGGCATCGCGCGGAGGCTGGCCAGGCTGCTCCGCCGCAAGAGCTCCCCGGCAGGTGCGGGGATGGCGTACTCCGTCGCCGGGGACGAGTTCGACGACTCGCTTGACAGCTCAATCAACTCGCTCAGCAAGCTCAAGCTGTCCGGCAACCTGGCTGCTGCCTACACGCTGGACGCCATCTTCAAGAATGCCACGGAGAAgaaggcagcggcggcggcgccgcaGACGCAGAAGCAGCCGTCGCCGGCGAAGGACGCCGCGAAGCACGCGTTCTTGGCGACCCTATTCGCGAGGGCGTCCGCGGTGAAGGCGGCCTACGCGCAGCTGCAGCTCTCGCTGCATCCCTACGACGCCGAGTCCATCCAGGCCGCGGACGCCGGCCTGGTGGCAGAGCTTACCAAGCTGACGAGCCTCAAGCGGCGGTACACAAGGGACCCGGCCGCCGCGGCCAGGGGCGCCGGTGCCCTCGCGGCGCACGCCGACGAGCAGCTCCACCTCCTGCGGACCTACGAGATCACGGCGCGCAAGCTGGAGGCGGAGCTCCGTGCGCGGGACGCCGAGGCCGAGCGCGCACGCGCCGCGCTGGCCGACGAGCTCCGCGCCGTGCGGGGCCTGGAGGAGCGCGACCACCCGGGCCGCCGCACCCTGGACGGCCTCCACCTCTCCGGCCTCAACGCCACCCACTTCCTCACCGCGCTGCAACACGCCGTGAAGTCCGTCCGCGCCTTCGCCAGGGCAATGGTCGACGCGATGCGGCCGGCCGGTTGGGatcccgcggcggcggcggcggcggccgtgcACCCGGGCGCCAGGCTGTGGGACCCCGCAGGCGACGCCAGGTTCGCGCTCGAGTCCTACGTGGCGCTGAGGATGTTCGCGGGCTTCCACCGCAAGGACTTGGGCCTGAGCTCCCTGCACGGGCGGGGCTCCCACGaccggcgccgcttcttccaggaGTTCGCGGAGGCGAGGGCCGCGGCTGCGGCGGATCAGCTCCAGGACGCGAGCGACGCGCGGTGGGATGCGCTCCGGGAGTTCCTGCGGGACAGGTACGTGTCCGTGGTGCACGAGAGCATGGAGGCGGCCTTCTTCGGGCGCGGCGGGGACGCGCTGCCGCGCGCCGCGTGGCTCCGCGAGTTCGCGGAGATGGCGCGCCGCGTGTGGCTGCTGCACTGCCTGTTCTGGGCGTTCGACGGCGCCGCGTCCGTCTTCCAGGCGCGCCCTGGGGAGCGGTTCTCGGAGGTGTTCATGGTGAGCGTCCGCGACGCGGACGCCGGCAGGAGCGGGCACGTCTCCGTCGGGTTCACCGTGGTGCCGGGGTTCAAGCTCGGCGCGACGGTGATACAATGCCGGGTATACCTTTCACACCCGGAGCGCCGTCCCTGA